A single window of Gopherus flavomarginatus isolate rGopFla2 chromosome 15, rGopFla2.mat.asm, whole genome shotgun sequence DNA harbors:
- the PRR14L gene encoding protein PRR14L isoform X3, producing the protein MASPLKSKEENQTNVQEVPEILPKLTEEVQGMKADGTRIFSKAGHRNDRVSKGLPPENNECPDIATIMASGEFSETNTLVPLEPLTVVETGSTKEHPQEEKEYKGLTACTAVSLTTIGCAIFESETGEVELSRSSHVNKTKAAPASYQTYQQDEENSPHNRAVPVSKSSVEVDIFLSKGSSEALCGALRSLCSLESGNIPLEDNTTEICEKQEYLAGERESPSCDGDSQRTEFLENWIAKPVMEEQLSPVQSEEMSSDEAEQLETDSCSDHSYNYGYGKVAEIQRETAMKSSCGMDSGHDIQENVNSESSNSLVPSSVASSTEEFPKENLRIPSEINNLKKDEDQWQICIDDVFWGDVVKQHTKENGTLLVETKNVVSIQTGNLPTCSKNSYNKYVNSPPTVHDFLDYGSKVGEVSLEAQLFEKETNSSSVVEDLNNSFGKAPEANSVNVSLPTCKETNFAYTLSEALSRDAENSRVSLGVISELSSCNADAVSNRDVYLDRQSKKELIISSAKLEAQHAGLLHHKKEELSLLNHRSFSTSNVASKGSQKSMHSAWGDTEKMVTDMENEESDIGTHNGKCLKDRCSAVKTCIILSDSASLDNATLNKDSFKAQAKLKTEEVNGLETGDLLIHNDKKAVNPPEENTHVACESVPCEDSCNCSNMFQYMTNRTSTAEKLLCSACTPDKSTTRLSKVENSDTNIEVESSKLYDGHSEITEERLDSGTRERTSDTGKGQEQISSCELQRDEIDRIETVDSVKAHKGSHQNETSEQSVNRDLKNNIFGIHLELGNTTVVLGEGELEMCKKTVLPCEYSLSKGTTSKSDTDSGIPSHEKHLAQSFDLELSDFKHSKQPNKTICQVENQYLACQSELNGPVSYKQNETRVADEVLEFQQYDLDISNKQISNTGVQTMTSSVDEPKRSIRFKENEPLTLKKDEGTTPFVDESLREKSFQGTFRDVMVDNSSNSMVDTDCSEYTDSISNLSEGEKVELKESDNVGSGTREDQGTFKGNMVGYSSSKSLVNADHSEYTDSTSSAKEDKKERTILTENTKISALLNTGSLVMSLENKIKTIVESFSVSQSAFKSLSCAPEDMTLVPEITNETCLLLDSSVNHRIIERNKACPQPELVTFTVSDGPERVNPVQPEEFCVNQELSSLKGVTSKTLLAQNSEICLPQKDELPASLENAQIVDQDLSSANALCNDYSALELIESFERRADGNDSASEEREKAISSLNDAVKLEACTASHAHSKGRSVSAGVSEPIVKEMDVISSDSIDCVQKFKRPSVEDQRQSAVTAEKIKMPMHSIFDHKNYLGVLLEDLKFSVDKVRSCVPLKAEPFEKPSQAYSTEQIPEWSLNSISDKGKTYVKDHSELLDVKLLSEIVDNYLQSKDLVNKERSEVHYNAICNNKLSKNYTETPLKCLNCTEVCLPYELSSQSKENRKEVIGDKMKMQNDSVSAENEVSDAERLDKVGECQTLKRKMSEETEVHPAQNILLCEGQAQQIKESNNQEKAKVPLQESVVFDREPLGSSSDELVTSSRVMKIEGPREQLFAVMSSINDSDNKQICSTLQEAKRPKISKNNDDDDDDSEHMKTMDSEGESLSFHFGTHIELSADNTPFIPVSLSQPQAKSFAGDDEIHGALGNAHKLRGLFSLKKQPRRKVPTTVMLKTVRKSNTVKSSAFIRNWSETVPMQEHKLLSSVYFACKPSVMEAEIAMRLDHMSEQRANRCSLLNSLKLTKCTKEPTLLSRLSTMASKLLAPPKSIHRLKTLQCSSEHPVVERFSQLRSKKLLEVFSCFNMKLNSHQADGLCTKMFNLQPLALYPVDSTKIHILDLSSNIPSSVFNTSISPISFHIKLDSDSLINLRGITSQQYVPDIPALEKAPLHPSQSSKWTFSFLLSQSCSGTAAFREDTNLSKELQSSALSLITTETVIPNHDIRRNPIAKKTGCSMLGLHTVLALSSPGCYRIWTRRRNVTSRIPTVQRLFMSQFTQGLKGLRSPTSVSDDLFSSLPYSLGRVLSIWSQHGPSACLSEFTPLHPSHCKWQPSLSIENSYSMLPHMTVQGTEAARTTGAERRLERSLCDLLPKSCTFPESAISPLRLSVPELQVHPFDELDASLPLCPTSQSATKLKKAEPEKRPKRVSQIRIRKTVPKPDPNLTPMGLPRPKRLKKKEFSLEEIYTNKNYKSPPATRCLETIFEEPKEKNGSLISISQQKRKRILEFQDFTIPRKRKARSRVKVTGSFTRAKKAALQGRELDALLIQKLMDLEAFFAEEEEREQASGS; encoded by the exons AAGAAAACCAAACAAATGTACAGGAGGTACCTGAAATTCtgccaaagctcactgaagaaGTACAAGGTATGAAGGCTGATGGGACTAGGATATTTAGTAAAGCAGGACACAGGAATGACAGAGTGAGTAAAGGTCTTCCACCTGAGAACAATGAATGCCCAGATATAGCCACTATCATGGCCAGTGGTGAGTTTTCAGAAACCAACACCTTAGTTCCCTTAGAGCCTTTAACAGTTGTGGAGACTGGATCAACAAAAGAACATCCACAAGAAGAAAAAGAATATAAAGGGTTAACAGCCTGTACGGCAGTGTCATTGACCACAATAGGTTGTGCTATTTTTGAGTCAGAAACTGGAGAAGTAGAGTTGTCTAGATCAAGCCATGTTAATAAAACTAAGGCAGCACCTGCTAGTTACCAGACTTACCAGCAAGATGAAGAAAACAGCCCTCATAACAGGGCTGTTCCTGTATCTAAGAGTAGTGTTGAAGTTGATATTTTTCTCTCAAAAGGAAGCTCTGAAGCATTATGTGGTGCATTAAGAAGTTTGTGTAGTCTGGAATCTGGAAATATACCACTGGAAGACAACACCACTGAGATCTGTGAAAAACAGGAGTAtcttgctggagagagagagagcccaagCTGTGATGGTGATAGTCAAAGAACTGAGTTTCTAGAGAACTGGATCGCCAAACCTGTGATGGAAGAACAGCTCTCTCCAGTGCAGAGTGAAGAAATGTCCAGTGATGAGGCTGAACAATTGGAAACGGATAGTTGCTCTGACCATTCATACAACTATGGTTATGGGAAAGTTGCTGAAATCCAGAGAGAAACTGCTATGAAGAGCAGTTGTGGCATGGATAGTGGGCATGATATTCAAGAAAATGTTAATTCAGAGAGCTCTAATTCGCTAGTTCCTAGTTCTGTTGCTTCATCAACTGAGGAGTTTCCAAAAGAAAATTTAAGAATCCCTTCAGAAATTAATAACTTGAAAAAGGATGAGGACCAGTGGCAAATATGTATTGATGATGTATTCTGGGGTGATGTAGTAAAACAGCATACAAAAGAAAATGGAACTTTGTTGgtggaaacaaaaaatgttgtcaGTATTCAGACTGGAAACCTGCCTACatgttctaaaaatagctacaataAATATGTAAATTCTCCTCCCACTGTTCATGATTTTCTGGACTATGGCTCCAAGGTAGGTGAAGTTTCCCTTGAGGCACAACTATTTGAAAAGGAAACCAACAGCAGTTCAGTGGTAGAAGATCTGAACAACAGTTTTGGTAAAGCTCCAGAAGCAAATAGTGTTAATGTCAGCCTTCCTACATGCAAAGAAACTAACTTTGCTTACACACTAAGTGAAGCTCTTAGTCGTGATGCAGAAAACTCAAGAGTCTCTCTTGGGGTTATAAGTGAACTTTCTTCTTGTAATGCTGATGCAGTTTCAAACAGAGATGTGTACCTGGACAGGCAGTCTAAAAAAGAATTGATCATTTCTTCGGCAAAACTGGAGGCACAACATGCGGGCCTTCTGCATCATAAAAAGGAAGAATTGTCTTTACTAAATCACAGGAGTTTCAGTACTTCTAATGTAGCAAGTAAAGGTTCCCAGAAGAGCATGCACTCTGCATGGGGGGATACAGAGAAGATGGTCACTGATATGGAAAATGAAGAAAGTGACATAGGTACTCATAATGGCAAGTGTTTAAAAGACCGCTGTTCAGCTGTCAAGACCTGCATCATCTTATCAGATAGTGCCAGCTTGGATAATGCTACACTGAACAAGGATTCCTTTAAAGCGCAGGCTAAATTGAAGACTGAAGAAGTCAATGGCTTGGAAACAGGAGACTTACTTATACATAATGATAAAAAGGCAGTCAACCCTCCTGAGGAGAACACTCACGTAGCATGTGAATCTGTTCCTTGTGAAGATAGTTGTAATTGCAGCAATATGTTTCAGTATATGACTAATCGTACTTCCACAGCAGAAAAGCTATTGTGTTCAGCTTGCACTCCAGATAAGTCCACTACTAGATTATCAAAAGTGGAGAATTCAGATACAAATATCGAAGTAGAAAGCTCAAAACTCTATGATGGCCATAGTGAAATAACAGAGGAAAGGTTAGATTCTGGCACCAGAGAGAGAACTTCTGATACAGGTAAGGGACAAGAACAAATTAGCTCTTGTGAATTACAGAGAGATGAAATTGATAGAATAGAAACTGTGGATAGTGTAAAGGCACATAAAGGCAGTCACCAAAATGAGACTAGTGAACAGTCAGTCAACAGAGATTTGAAAAACAACATATTTGGTATCCATCTTGAACTTGGCAACACAACAGTAGTCCTGGGAGAAGGAGAACTAGAGATGTGCAAGAAGACTGTGTTACCTTGTGAATACAGTCTTTCCAAAGGCACTACTTCAAAGAGTGACACAGACTCCGGCATCCCAAGTCATGAAAAACATTTGGCCCAATCCTTTGACTTAGAATTGTCAGATTTTAAACATTCAAAGCAACCAAATAAGACTATTTGTCAGGTGGAAAATCAATATCTTGCATGTCAAAGTGAGCTTAATGGGCCAGTTTCATACAAGCAAAATGAAACCCGAGTAGCCGATGAAGTTCTGGAGTTCCAGCAGTATGACTTGGACATCTCAAATAAGCAAATATCGAACACTGGTGTACAAACTATGACGAGTTCAGTGGATGAACCTAAAAGATCTATCCGCTTCAAGGAAAATGAACCATTAACTCTAAAGAAAGATGAAGGCACAACTCCATTCGTTGATGAGTCTTTAAGAGAGAAGAGTTTTCAAGGAACTTTCAGAGACGTAATGGTGGATAACTCTTCCAATAGTATGGTAGATACAGACTGTTCAGAATACACAGATTCCATCAGTAATCTATCGGAAGGGGAAAAAGTAGAATTAAAAGAATCTGATAATGTAGGTAGCGGTACAAGGGAAGATCAAGGAACTTTCAAAGGAAATATGGTGGGTTATAGTTCTTCCAAAAGTTTGGTAAATGCGGACCATTCAGAATACACAGACTCTACCAGTAGTGCAAAGGAAGATAAAAAAGAACGTACAATATTGACAGAAAATACCAAAATTTCTGCATTATTGAACACGGGCAGCTTGGTTATGAGCctggaaaataaaattaagaCCATTGTTGAATCCTTTTCTGTCTCACAGTCAGCCTTCAAGAGTCTTTCATGTGCACCAGAAGATATGACTCTCGTTCCAGAGATCACAAATGAAACATGCTTACTGTTGGATTCTTcagtaaatcatagaatcatagaaagaaATAAAGCTTGTCCTCAGCCAGAACTTGTGACTTTTACAGTTTCTGATGGTCCAGAGAGAGTGAATCCAGTGCAGCCTGAAGAGTTCTGTGTGAACCAAGAGCTTTCCAGTTTGAAAGGTGTAACTTCAAAAACACTTTTGGCTCAGAACTCAGAAATCTGCCTGCCTCAAAAAGATGAGCTGCCTGCATCATTGGAGAATGCACAGATAGTTGACCAGGATTTATCTTCAGCAAATGCCCTCTGTAATGACTATTCTGCTCTTGAGCTGATAGAGTCGTTTGAGAGAAGAGCTGATGGCAACGACAGCGCAtctgaagagagagaaaaagcaattAGCTCCTTAAACGATGCAGTTAAACTAGAAGCGTGTACGGCTTCTCATGCTCACAGCAAGGGGAGGTCTGTAAGTGCAGGGGTTAGTGAGCCAATTGTAAAAGAGATGGATGTAATTTCATCAGACAGTATTGATTGTGTACAGAAGTTTAAAAGACCATCTGTAGAAGACCAGAGACAAAGTGCCGTAACTGCAGAAAAAATAAAGATGCCAATGCATTCCATTTTTGACCATAAAAATTATTTAGGAGTTTTGCTAGAAGACTTGAAATTTTCTGTTGACAAAGTTAGAAGCTGTGTGCCTCTGAAGGCTGAGCCTTTTGAAAAGCCTTCACAAGCCTACTCTACTGAACAGATCCCAGAATGGAGTTTGAATAGCATTTCAGATAAAGGAAAAACTTACGTTAAAGATCATTCAGAATTATTAGATGTCAAGTTGCTTTCAGAAATCGTAGACAATTATTTGCAATCTAAAGACTTAGTTAACAAAGAGAGGTCAGAAGTCCATTATAATGCAATATGTAACAATAAGCTGTCAAAAAATTACACAGAAACACCTTTAAAATGTCTCAATTGCACTGAAGTGTGTCTGCCATATGAATTAAGTTCACAGAGCAAAGAAAACAGGAAGGAGGTTATAGGAGACAAAATGAAGATGCAAAATGACTCAGTCAGTGCAGAAAATGAGGTGTCTGATGCAGAGAGATTGGACAAAGTAGGTGAATGTCAAACTCTTAAGCGAAAGATGTCTGAGGAGACTGAAGTACATCCAGCTCAAAACATCCTGCTCTGTGAGGGGCAGGCACAGCAAATAAAGGAGTCAAATAACCAAGAGAAAGCAAAAGTCCCATTGCAGGAGAGTGTGGTGTTTGATCGTGAGCCTTTAGGTAGTTCTTCAGATGAACTGGTGACATCTTCAAGAGTCATGAAGATTGAAGGTCCTAGAGAACAGCTCTTCGCTGTCATGAGCAGTATAAATGATAGTGACAATAAACAAATATGTAGCACTTTACAAGAAGCCAAAAGGCCAAAGATTTCCaagaataatgatgatgatgatgatgattcagAGCATATGAAGACTATGGACTCAGAAGGGGAAAGCCTGAGCTTTCATTTTGGAACCCACATTGAATTGTCAGCAGATAATACCCCTTTCattcctgtttctctctctcaaccACAAGCTAAAAGCTTTGCTGGGGATGATGAAATCCATGGCGCCCTTGGAAATGCACACAAACTAAGAGGACTTTTTTCATTAAAGAAGCAGCCACGAAGGAAGGTTCCCACAACAGTTATGCTCAAAACTGTCAGAAAAAGTAACACAGTTAAAAGCTCAGCTTTTATAAGGAATTGGTCTGAAACTGTTCCTATGCAAGAACACAAACTTCTCAGCTCTGTATATTTTGCCTGTAAACCATCAGTAATGGAAGCAGAAATAGCCATGAGACTGGACCACATGTCAGAGCAGAGAGCCAATAGGTGCAGTTTGTTGAACAGCTTGAAACTTACTAAATGTACCAAAGAACCAACACTGTTAAGCAGGCTGTCTACTATGGCCAGTAAACTACTGGCCCCACCCAAAAGCATCCACAGGTTAAAGACTCTGCAGTGTTCCTCTGAACATCCAGTGGTTGAAAGATTCAGCCAACTTAGATCTAAAAAGCTACTGGAAGTTTTTTCATGCTTTAACATGAAGTTAAACTCTCACCAGGCTGATGGCTTGTGCACCAAGATGTTCAACCTTCAGCCATTGGCACTTTATCCTGTAGACTctactaaaatacacattttagacTTGAGTAGTAACATTCCATCATCAGTCTTCAATACCTCCATTTCCCCAATTTCTTTTCACATAAAATTGGACTCTGATTCTTTGATAAATCTCAGGGGGATTACATCCCAACAGTATGTACCTGATATACCAGCTTTAGAAAAGGCACCATTACATCCGTCACAGTCTTCAAAATGGACCTTCTCTTTCCTCCTGTCCCAAAGCTGCTCAGGTACAGCAGCTTTCAGGGAAGACACTAATCTCAGTAAGGAGCTGCAGTCTTCTGCTCTATCTCTAATAACCACAGAGACCGTAATCCCTAATCATGACATTAGGAGAAATCCCATAGCTAAAAAAACAGGGTGCTCCATGCTTGGCCTTCACACAGTGTTAGCACTTTCTTCCCCTGGATGTTACAGGATCTGGACAAGAAGAAGAAATGTAACCAGTCGAATTCCTACTGTCCAGAGACTGTTTATGTCACAATTCACACAGGGCTTGAAAGGGTTAAGGTCTCCAACTTCCGTATCAGATGACCTCTTCTCTTCATTGCCCTACTCACTGGGCAGGGTACTTTCCATATGGAGCCAGCATGgtccttctgcctgtctctccgAATTCACTCCTCTCCATCCCAGTCACTGCAAGTGGCAGCCAAGTCTGAGCATCGAGAACAG TTATTCCATGTTACCCCACATGACTGTCCAGGGAACAGAAGCTGCAAGGACCACGGGTGCAGAGAGAAG GCTGGAACGTTCACTCTGTGATTTGCTACCAAAGTCTTGCACTTTTCCGGAATCAGCAATATCTCCACTCAGGCTTTCAGTACCTGAATTACAGGTCCATCCCTTTGATGAACTCGATGCTTCTCTCCCACTGTGTCCCACATCTCAGAGTGCCACCAAACTGAAAAAA GCTGAGCCAGAGAAGAGGCCAAAGAGAGTTTCTCAGATCCGGATCCGGAAAACTGTTCCCAAGCCAGATCCTAACCTCACCCCCATGGGACTCCCCAGACCAAAAAG GCTGAAGAAGAAAGAATTTAGTTTAGAAGAAATTTACACAAACAAGAACTACAAGTCCCCTCCAGCGACCAG GTGTCTGGAAACCATCTTCGAGGAGCCCAAGGAGAAAAATGGATCCTTGATCTCTATCAGCCAGCAGAAGAGGAAGCGGATTCTGGAGTTCCAAGACTTCACTATTCCCCGGAAGAGGAAGGCACGTAGCAGAGTCAAAGTGACGGGTAGTTTCACCCGGGCAAAAAAGGCTGCACTACAGGGCAGAGAGCTAGATGCCCTCCTGATTCAGAAACTGATGGACCTTGAAGCCTTTTTTGCAGAGGAGGAAGAACGGGAGCAAGCATCTGGAAGCTGA